Proteins encoded in a region of the bacterium genome:
- a CDS encoding rod shape-determining protein translates to MNTIFQSIFNLFSNDIAIDLGTSTTLIYAKGKGIVLSEPSVVAIRGNTSKVLAVGNDAKKMLGRTPGDISAIRPLKDGVIADFEVVEIMLRHFITKIHNRRMFISPRVIVAIPSGITAVERRAVEDSAIHAGAKEVYLIEEPMAAAVGAGLPVQDPAASMIVDVGGGTTEIAVISLVGSVYGRTIRVAGDEMDVGIIEHIKKAYNVLIGERTAEDIKIKIGSAFPADKEEKMQVKGRDLVAGLPKTVSVSSEEIREALSEPVSAIVEAVKATLDKTPPELSADLVDRGIILAGGGALLKGLDKLLIKETGLPTNIAEDPITAVVRGAGKVLEELDFYKDALIRSEYRT, encoded by the coding sequence ATGAATACAATTTTTCAGTCCATTTTTAATTTGTTTTCAAATGACATAGCAATAGATCTTGGAACGTCTACTACTCTTATATATGCAAAGGGCAAAGGCATTGTTCTTTCTGAACCATCGGTTGTTGCTATAAGAGGAAATACAAGCAAGGTGCTGGCTGTTGGGAATGATGCAAAGAAAATGCTCGGAAGAACGCCTGGAGATATTTCTGCAATAAGGCCTCTAAAGGATGGAGTCATTGCGGATTTTGAGGTAGTGGAGATAATGCTAAGACATTTTATAACAAAAATCCATAATAGAAGAATGTTTATAAGTCCAAGAGTAATTGTTGCTATTCCATCAGGTATAACAGCCGTAGAAAGGAGGGCTGTGGAGGATTCAGCTATTCATGCGGGGGCAAAGGAGGTTTATTTGATTGAAGAACCAATGGCAGCAGCAGTAGGCGCTGGACTCCCTGTTCAGGATCCGGCTGCAAGTATGATTGTAGATGTAGGAGGCGGAACTACAGAGATTGCCGTTATATCTCTTGTCGGCAGTGTTTACGGACGAACAATCCGTGTCGCCGGCGATGAAATGGATGTAGGTATTATAGAGCATATCAAAAAAGCGTACAATGTTCTTATTGGTGAACGTACGGCAGAGGATATAAAAATAAAAATAGGCTCAGCATTTCCAGCAGACAAAGAGGAAAAAATGCAGGTTAAAGGAAGAGATTTGGTTGCAGGATTACCAAAGACTGTATCAGTGTCATCTGAGGAGATAAGAGAAGCCCTGAGTGAGCCTGTGTCTGCAATTGTTGAGGCTGTTAAAGCAACTCTTGACAAAACGCCACCTGAGTTATCAGCAGATCTGGTTGACAGAGGAATAATATTAGCAGGAGGAGGGGCGCTTCTTAAGGGACTGGATAAATTACTCATTAAAGAAACGGGTCTTCCTACCAATATAGCAGAAGATCCTATAACTGCTGTGGTGAGAGGTGCTGGCAAGGTACTGGAAGAGTTGGATTTTTATAAGGATGCTTTGATACGTTCTGAATACAGGACGTAA
- the mreC gene encoding rod shape-determining protein MreC gives MKRVLVPVIILSVCTIILTISHNYSQDNVRSVFLNLLYPFQKLTSSAYKSGVNLKKAILSVREMCSREDALEKEIESLSIEISLLRSLRRENKKLRELLEIKNKYNYQIIFAEIIAGDITGLYDSVIIDKGKKDNIEKNMPVMTAQGIVGITQDVGAYSTRVITILNPNCKAGVSVGKNSVRGVMQGKGDYCIIKYISVEENIEVGNSVYTSEGGGIYPEGIKVGRVFRIDKNLHDIFQVVYVLPCVNIRTLDKVAVIKDK, from the coding sequence ATGAAGCGTGTTCTAGTTCCTGTTATTATTTTAAGCGTCTGCACTATTATACTCACCATCAGTCATAATTATTCACAAGATAATGTAAGATCAGTATTTTTAAATCTCTTATATCCATTTCAGAAATTAACGAGCTCTGCATACAAATCTGGTGTGAATCTTAAAAAAGCTATTCTCTCTGTAAGGGAAATGTGTTCTAGGGAGGATGCCCTAGAAAAGGAGATTGAAAGCTTATCAATAGAGATAAGCTTGTTGAGATCTTTACGTAGGGAGAATAAGAAATTAAGAGAACTTTTAGAGATCAAGAATAAATATAATTATCAGATTATTTTTGCAGAGATTATTGCAGGAGATATAACAGGTTTGTATGATTCAGTAATAATTGACAAAGGGAAAAAGGATAATATTGAGAAGAATATGCCAGTTATGACAGCACAGGGCATTGTAGGAATAACACAGGACGTAGGAGCATACTCAACCAGGGTTATAACTATTCTAAATCCAAATTGCAAAGCAGGTGTATCTGTTGGTAAAAATTCCGTAAGAGGAGTCATGCAAGGTAAAGGCGATTACTGCATTATAAAATATATATCTGTAGAAGAAAATATAGAAGTAGGAAACAGTGTATATACTTCTGAAGGAGGAGGGATATATCCTGAAGGAATAAAAGTTGGCAGAGTCTTCAGAATAGATAAAAACCTGCATGATATTTTTCAGGTTGTATACGTTCTTCCTTGTGTAAATATTCGAACACTTGACAAGGTTGCAGTAATTAAAGACAAATAA
- the mreD gene encoding rod shape-determining protein MreD produces the protein MKFLIWLFLSLFLIIFQTSVFDKLKIFGAKPDLLLILVVYANLDKKIYKGLAVALIGGIFADGFSGTIFGIQLICKQVDAFVTQFLSRRLFVNEKFVKILIIAIVSLADRVVLYSTSVLLNQNMNTLLYLARNTVVIILCNVIVSLILFRFFDYVFILGDKIYKTCYMIKKRLRI, from the coding sequence ATGAAATTCCTTATCTGGCTATTTCTGAGCCTATTTTTAATCATTTTCCAAACATCGGTTTTTGACAAACTGAAGATTTTTGGCGCAAAACCGGATTTATTGTTAATTCTAGTCGTTTACGCCAATTTAGATAAAAAGATATATAAGGGATTAGCAGTTGCATTAATTGGCGGTATTTTTGCAGATGGATTTTCAGGCACTATTTTTGGGATACAGCTTATTTGTAAACAAGTTGATGCATTCGTTACCCAATTCTTATCAAGAAGATTATTTGTTAATGAGAAATTTGTAAAAATTTTAATAATAGCAATAGTTAGTCTTGCGGATAGGGTAGTGTTATATTCAACATCCGTCTTACTAAATCAAAATATGAATACATTGTTATACTTGGCAAGAAATACAGTGGTTATTATTCTATGCAACGTAATAGTCAGCCTTATTCTTTTCAGATTCTTCGATTACGTCTTCATATTGGGAGATAAAATCTATAAAACATGTTACATGATAAAAAAGAGACTGCGAATATAA